Proteins encoded together in one Triticum dicoccoides isolate Atlit2015 ecotype Zavitan chromosome 7B, WEW_v2.0, whole genome shotgun sequence window:
- the LOC119335605 gene encoding uncharacterized protein LOC119335605 isoform X1, translating to MLSVVFDGGCDIRRLPRKKGCIGKWGLNNLLCHLNFNLIIDEARYSRFIESYFFHQIDMVVCTNYGISFFEQLLTVFPSFNFSAIASTNLRVEKVLGTSIESLKASTRHLLLPLLRRVEKGAATKQR from the exons ATGTTGAG TGTGGTTTTCGATGGTGGATGTGACATCCGACGATTGCCGAGGAAGAAAG GTTGCATTGGCAAATGGGGCCTCAACAATCTCTTGTGCCATTTGAACTTTAATTTGATTATCGATGAAGCAAGATATTCTAGATTTATCGAATCCTATTTTTTTCATCAGATCGATATGGTTGTCTGTACGAACTACGGCATAAGCTTCTTTGAGCAGCTTTTGACGGTGTTTCCATCTTTTAATTTCTCAGCAATTGCAAGTACCAACCTCAGAGTTGAAA AAGTTCTAGGTACATCTATTGAATCG TTGAAGGCTTCCACGCGCCACCTCCTTCTCCCCCTCCTTCGCCGGGTCGAGAAGGGAGCAGCGACGAAGCAGAGGTAG
- the LOC119335605 gene encoding uncharacterized protein LOC119335605 isoform X3 gives MLSVVFDGGCDIRRLPRKKGCIGKWGLNNLLCHLNFNLIIDEARYSRFIESYFFHQIDMVVCTNYGISFFEQLLTVFPSFNFSAIASTNLRVEIEGFHAPPPSPPPSPGREGSSDEAEVDVDTW, from the exons ATGTTGAG TGTGGTTTTCGATGGTGGATGTGACATCCGACGATTGCCGAGGAAGAAAG GTTGCATTGGCAAATGGGGCCTCAACAATCTCTTGTGCCATTTGAACTTTAATTTGATTATCGATGAAGCAAGATATTCTAGATTTATCGAATCCTATTTTTTTCATCAGATCGATATGGTTGTCTGTACGAACTACGGCATAAGCTTCTTTGAGCAGCTTTTGACGGTGTTTCCATCTTTTAATTTCTCAGCAATTGCAAGTACCAACCTCAGAGTTGAAA TTGAAGGCTTCCACGCGCCACCTCCTTCTCCCCCTCCTTCGCCGGGTCGAGAAGGGAGCAGCGACGAAGCAGAGGTAGACGTGGACACGTGGTAG
- the LOC119335605 gene encoding uncharacterized protein LOC119335605 isoform X2 — protein sequence MLSVVFDGGCDIRRLPRKKGCIGKWGLNNLLCHLNFNLIIDEARYSRFIESYFFHQIDMVVCTNYGISFFEQLLTVFPSFNFSAIASTNLRVEKVLVEGFHAPPPSPPPSPGREGSSDEAEVDVDTW from the exons ATGTTGAG TGTGGTTTTCGATGGTGGATGTGACATCCGACGATTGCCGAGGAAGAAAG GTTGCATTGGCAAATGGGGCCTCAACAATCTCTTGTGCCATTTGAACTTTAATTTGATTATCGATGAAGCAAGATATTCTAGATTTATCGAATCCTATTTTTTTCATCAGATCGATATGGTTGTCTGTACGAACTACGGCATAAGCTTCTTTGAGCAGCTTTTGACGGTGTTTCCATCTTTTAATTTCTCAGCAATTGCAAGTACCAACCTCAGAGTTGAAA AAGTTCTAG TTGAAGGCTTCCACGCGCCACCTCCTTCTCCCCCTCCTTCGCCGGGTCGAGAAGGGAGCAGCGACGAAGCAGAGGTAGACGTGGACACGTGGTAG